Within the Synergistaceae bacterium genome, the region TGCTGGAGAGTCGACGATCCCGAAGCACTCCCCGACATTCTGGATAAGGCCTTCAGGCTCGCAGAGTCAGGCAGACCCGGCCCGGTGCTTATTGATATGCCGATGGACATCTGGAGCAGAGAGATCGAGGAAGACCTCTTTGCCCGCACGTATCAGGACAGCCACATAACCGTCAAGCCCGCTCTTGATCCTGCATGTGCAAAGGCCATCGCCAAGAGACTCATCGAGGCTAAAGCTCCCGTGATTCACGCAGGCGGAGGAATTTTGTTAGCGCAGGCTTCCGCAGAACTCGCAGCACTCGCGGAATTTCTGGACATCCCGATTTCCCGCACTCTTATGGGTCAAGGCTGCGTCAGTGATCTTCATCCTCTGATGGTCGGTCAGACAGGCTTCTGGGGACTCGCGCACACTCACGCTTTCACGCTGGGAGCTGATGTGATTCTCGCACTTGGTACTAGATTCGCGGAGGCTGACTCGTCAAGCTGGTATCAGGGCGTAACGTTCGACCCTTCAACAACGAAATTCCTTCAGATCGACATTGACCCCACAGAGATCGGCAGAAATTACCCCGTCGAAATCGGAGCAGTAGCGGATTTGAAGTTAGCACTTGCTCAGATTCTTGAGGCCGCTAAAGCCATTAAGCCCGAAGGCATCAAGAGGCCCGGACTCCGTGAAGGTATCGCCAAAGCAAAAGCCGAGTTCAAGGAATCCGTCAAGGCAATCACCGAAGATTTACGCTTCCCGATGACTCCTCAGAGAATACTCAAGGACGTAAAAGAAGCCATCCCGGAAGATGCATTAATCTTCACCGATGTAGGCTGGAACAAAAACGGAGTTGCGCAGCAGTTCACCGTAACCATACCCGGAACAGTACACCACTCTTCAGGACTCGCAACAATGGGCTTTGGAGCGTCAGCAGTTCTCGGCGGCAAAAAGGCAGCTCCCGACAAAATATGCATTGCCCTTATCGGAGACGGCGGTTTTGGTGTCAACCCGACATGCATGGCTACTGCAGTTGAGGAAGGTATCGCCTGCACTTGGGTCGTCATGAACAACTTGGCCTTCGGAAC harbors:
- a CDS encoding thiamine pyrophosphate-binding protein; this translates as MSKKLVADLIVDYLERRKVEYIFGLCGHTVIGMLDAINRNLEKGGHLRYISNRHEAVASTAADGYARVTHKASVVMCHLGPGITNVLTGVANAAFDSIPMVVFAGDVPSYYYGKHPHQEVNMHGDATQYRLLEPVCKRCWRVDDPEALPDILDKAFRLAESGRPGPVLIDMPMDIWSREIEEDLFARTYQDSHITVKPALDPACAKAIAKRLIEAKAPVIHAGGGILLAQASAELAALAEFLDIPISRTLMGQGCVSDLHPLMVGQTGFWGLAHTHAFTLGADVILALGTRFAEADSSSWYQGVTFDPSTTKFLQIDIDPTEIGRNYPVEIGAVADLKLALAQILEAAKAIKPEGIKRPGLREGIAKAKAEFKESVKAITEDLRFPMTPQRILKDVKEAIPEDALIFTDVGWNKNGVAQQFTVTIPGTVHHSSGLATMGFGASAVLGGKKAAPDKICIALIGDGGFGVNPTCMATAVEEGIACTWVVMNNLAFGT